The genome window CCTCCTAGAAAGTATTAAGACAGTCTCTCAGATAGTTTGGCTTTGCCCTCGAGGTGCGAATGCCAGTGAGTCCCGACAGAGAATTGCCCACTGACGAACAGCCTTGCCAGCTCACCATCCTTGCGATTACCGGGGTGCGGTCGGCCAAATGCGTATTGGCCTATCATCTTTTTGTTTGGTTTTTTGCCCAGGTGGCTAGGGCCTCGAGGGCCGGTTGCAGCGCTTGGCCCGGGGAAGTAAGAGCATACTCGACACGAGGCGGCACTTCTTGATACTCGCTTCGGCTAATTAGACCCAGCTCCTCCAGCTCTTTTAAACGCAACGACAGGCTTCTTGGCGGTAAAGCGGTGGTCTGCTGCAACGCACCAAACCGCAATGCGCCTTGCTGTAGCGAACGCAAGATGGTATACACCCCGCGTTGACCCAATACTTCCAGTATTTCCTCGAGGGTTTGTGCTTGGGCTTTTACCATAGTTATAACGTACCCAAAACACTTCCGAGCCAAGTACCCCAGCACTACAAAGCAACTATACGGTCAGTTTGGAAAAAAATCCAGAAAATGTAAGGGAGAAAAAATCCAACTTGACCGGCATTCCCAACAATGAACCGCCTCAATTTCCGGCCGGCTTGGGCAGATACTGCCGCCCCCAGCGATCTATAGCTTCTATGACGGCCTGCAAGGCCTGCCCGGCTTCTGTCAGGGCATAGCTGGTACGCGGGGGCATGGTGGAGTGAACAGTTTTGGAGATGATGCCTAGGTGCTCGAGCTTCTCGACGCGCTGGGCCAGAGTTGCTGGATTGCAACCACCGACGGCCCTGGATAATTCGTTAAAACCCTTGGGGCCGTCCAAGAGGCTGCGAATGATATGCAGCGTCCACTTTTCCTGTAACACGTTGATGGCCTCGTATACAGGGCAAAAGCTGTGATCACCCTCGACAGCCTCTGGCGCAATAACCTTAGCCATACCAAGCTCATAGTAGCACACCTTTGCTTTCTTTGCTCAAATGCTTGACAATACAAAACGCTATATAATATTATGCGCTTGCTGATCCAAAGTTGATGCTTGGATCAACGTAGAGGAGAGCTATATGAACTGGAATATAGATAGTAGCCACACCACCGTTGCTTTTGCCGTAAAACACATGGGTTTTTTTACTGTGCGCGGCCAGTTCAAAAAAGTTGCTGGAACCATTTTGACCAACGAACAAGGTGTTCCAAACAAAATTGAAGCCTCAATTGAGGCTGCCAGCATTGAAACCGGCGACCCCCAGCGCGATGCCCATTTGCGCTCCCCCGATTTTCTAGATGCCGAGCAGTACCCCGAAATACGCTTTTTAAGCGACGCAATTGAAGCTATTGATGAGAATAAATATAAAATCTACGGCAGTCTCACCATTCGCAACATCAGCAAGCCAGTGGTGCTCGAGGCCGAGGTAAGCCCAGCCATCAAAGATCCCTGGGGCCTGACCCGCGCTGGCGCTACTGCAACCGGGGTGCTCAACCGCAAAGACTGGGGGTTGACCTGGAACCAAGTGCTGGAGTTCGGCGCTTTGCTGGTAGGAGAAGAGGTGAAATTCAATATCGAAGTCGAGGCGATTGCGGCCCAGACAGAAGCCGCAGCCTGAGCAAAGAAATCAAAGCTTCCTAAGCACCTGCCAAAGCGATTACCGCGCCCAGTACAGCGTTTTGCTGTACTGGGTTAAATGCGATCGGAATTCACGGGTGCGAGTGGTGCTGGGCTACTCCTACCGAAGCTATCTGCTATAAACCCTTTCGGTGAGCCCCGCTATGCCAGGCTAGGTGCTCGGCGATACGGGGGAATAATCGGGCCAGGAGGTCGAAGGCATAGAGCTGCCAGGGCACGAACATCATCCGGGCCTCGCGCTCGATGGCCCGTACAATGCCTAAGGCGGCTTGTCGAGAGGTAATTTCAGGAATAAAACGTCCTACCTTAGGTATTCGATTTTCGGTGTCGGTGTTGCGGGTGAAGTATTCGCTGTCGCTAATTTTTCCTGGAAAAAAGGCACACACCCGTAGATTGCTACGGTATAAGTCAGCTCTCAGGGCCTCAGTCAGGCCGTTCAGGGCCCAGCGGGCGGCGATATAACCGGTTGCGCCCGGCCAGACCAGCCGGCTGGCCGGAGAGCAGACCGAGAGAATAAAGCCCCGGTTTTGCTCGAGCATCGCAGGTAAAAAAACCCGTGTAAGGTAAGCAGCAGCAAAGTAAGGGGTGTTCATCAGACGCTGCAAGTCTTCGATTGGGGTTTCGTCCAAAAAGCGCCACTCACCTGCTCCGGCACTGTGAATCAGGATGTCAGGGGGGCCGAGTTGGCCCAGCACCAGCTCACCCAGGCGAACTGCCTCCTGGGGCTTGCTGAGGTCGGTGGGGAAGGCCCAGGCTTGAGCGCCAGTGGAGCGAATTTGACTGCAGACTTCCTCCAGTGCCTGTGCGCGTCGGGCTACCAGTACTACCCGGCCCCCACGGGCAGCAAGCTCGAGGGCTGTGGCTTTGCCAATTCCGCTGCTGGCCCCACTGACTACGCATAGACTGCCGGCAATCTTCATAGTTCGATCAGCGTGTACTCGAAGGCATTGATAACCCGGACGCCTTCGGGGCTGGTGTACTCCCGCTTGGGCTGGGCCTCGTAGAGATGAATATGGCCGTGAACGTGAATCTTGGGCCGGTACAGTCGGTGGAATAGACCCAGTGCTGTGCTACCACGGTGAGCAAAGTCGGTGCCGGCATGAGGCCCCGGAGGCGGGGCATGGCTAAGCAGGATGTCTACCCCGTGCCCTGTACGCCATCGGCGCTGCATCAGCACTGGGTACCAGGACAAAAACCGAATCGTGGCATCTACTTCGCTGTACTGGCCGATATTACGGTCATTGTAGCGTGGGCATCCCCCCCAGCCTGCAATCCTGATCCCTGCCACACTTACAATGCGCCCATGGGCCTTGATCGCCCCTCCTGGAGGCGTGAGGTTGCCCAGGTAATCCTGGACATACTCCTCCTTGTGATTCCCGTGCACATATACCACCGGAACCCTGACCTTGGTCGCGATAAACTCGATATAGCTGCCCGGAAGGTCTCCGGCCAATAGCACCAAATCAAAAGAAGGCAGATTGTGAGGAAAGCGCTCCTGGTAGATAAAGGGATGAATCTGGTCGGAGAGCGCTAGGATTCGCATGACGTACTATTCCAGGGGTGGATGCCCAAATGCAACCCAACTACCCGGCCCAGGTTTAGTCTAATACCAAAATATGCCTGCAAGGCCGCTGTTAGCGTCGCTCACTGACCACATTCAGGGCTTTGGCAGTGCTGGTGTGGAACCGCGCTCGTAATTTTGCTTAGTCCACTACCTTATAGTGATTTACCTAGTTGGTGCATTTGGCATGGGGGCTAGGTTTATCGGGTTTTAGTATCGAAGGTATGAAGCAGTCGGTATCGGTGGTTGACCTCGAGGCCCAGCCGGTGTCCCGCGTATGGGGCGGGACTCGCATCGCCGAGCGACTTGGCCTGCAAACCGTAGAACCCATTGGAGAACTCTGGCTGGCTTATGACCAGAACCGCATTCGCTCAGGGCGGTGGGCAGGCCGAACTCTGGCCGAGGTGTTGCCCCAGCTTGGAGCCGATTTTATCGGCAGGACGCCTTATAGCAAGTATGGCCTCGAGCTCCCCCTGCTCATCAAATTCCTCGATACGGCCGAGTGGCTCTCGGTGCAGGTACACCCCGACGACACCTATGCCCACACCGTGGAGGCGGCCAGTGGTTTTCATGGCAAAACCGAGGCCTGGTACATCCTCGAGGGCGAGGGTGAAATTGTCTATGGCCTGCTCGAGCCGATGGCGCGCGAAAGCCTGGCCAAAGCAGCCCAGGAGGGCTCCATCTGGAACTGCCTGCGGCGGGAATGGGTGGTATCGGAGCAGGTGATTCCGGTTCCTGCAGGCACTATTCATGCCCTGGGGCCCGGACTTCTGCTCTACGAAGTACAGCAGCGCTCCGACCTGACCTACCGCCTCTACGACTACGGACGGCCCCGTGAGCTGCA of Meiothermus sp. contains these proteins:
- a CDS encoding helix-turn-helix domain-containing protein, giving the protein MVKAQAQTLEEILEVLGQRGVYTILRSLQQGALRFGALQQTTALPPRSLSLRLKELEELGLISRSEYQEVPPRVEYALTSPGQALQPALEALATWAKNQTKR
- a CDS encoding helix-turn-helix domain-containing protein, which translates into the protein MAKVIAPEAVEGDHSFCPVYEAINVLQEKWTLHIIRSLLDGPKGFNELSRAVGGCNPATLAQRVEKLEHLGIISKTVHSTMPPRTSYALTEAGQALQAVIEAIDRWGRQYLPKPAGN
- a CDS encoding YceI family protein yields the protein MNWNIDSSHTTVAFAVKHMGFFTVRGQFKKVAGTILTNEQGVPNKIEASIEAASIETGDPQRDAHLRSPDFLDAEQYPEIRFLSDAIEAIDENKYKIYGSLTIRNISKPVVLEAEVSPAIKDPWGLTRAGATATGVLNRKDWGLTWNQVLEFGALLVGEEVKFNIEVEAIAAQTEAAA
- a CDS encoding SDR family oxidoreductase, whose amino-acid sequence is MKIAGSLCVVSGASSGIGKATALELAARGGRVVLVARRAQALEEVCSQIRSTGAQAWAFPTDLSKPQEAVRLGELVLGQLGPPDILIHSAGAGEWRFLDETPIEDLQRLMNTPYFAAAYLTRVFLPAMLEQNRGFILSVCSPASRLVWPGATGYIAARWALNGLTEALRADLYRSNLRVCAFFPGKISDSEYFTRNTDTENRIPKVGRFIPEITSRQAALGIVRAIEREARMMFVPWQLYAFDLLARLFPRIAEHLAWHSGAHRKGL
- a CDS encoding metallophosphoesterase, which translates into the protein MRILALSDQIHPFIYQERFPHNLPSFDLVLLAGDLPGSYIEFIATKVRVPVVYVHGNHKEEYVQDYLGNLTPPGGAIKAHGRIVSVAGIRIAGWGGCPRYNDRNIGQYSEVDATIRFLSWYPVLMQRRWRTGHGVDILLSHAPPPGPHAGTDFAHRGSTALGLFHRLYRPKIHVHGHIHLYEAQPKREYTSPEGVRVINAFEYTLIEL
- a CDS encoding type I phosphomannose isomerase catalytic subunit, whose product is MKQSVSVVDLEAQPVSRVWGGTRIAERLGLQTVEPIGELWLAYDQNRIRSGRWAGRTLAEVLPQLGADFIGRTPYSKYGLELPLLIKFLDTAEWLSVQVHPDDTYAHTVEAASGFHGKTEAWYILEGEGEIVYGLLEPMARESLAKAAQEGSIWNCLRREWVVSEQVIPVPAGTIHALGPGLLLYEVQQRSDLTYRLYDYGRPRELHLEKGLDVARLEPTPLPHLAPLPACNKEILLASEAFVLERHHLRGRLTLQAPQDSFLLLTLVAGGAEWLEGSLSWGDTLLIGAGEAIELSGQAQFLGAFVPSSDWLGWYPNSVRMIP